The DNA sequence AAAATTTGGCTCAAAATATTTAAGTCAGCAATTGaaccaaatgcatttttgaggCAGAGAGGTGCACGCAACattgttttgtgatttttttatttataaaatggagACACAAAATTCTGGTGACTGAAAATGAGCAGCCCCCAGTCATATTGCAAAGCCCTGCAATGACAAGAGCCCAACATGAAATGGggccccctcttcctcctgctctggCTCAGCTAACTAGCATACTACAGTACACTGGCCTCAGGACGGTGAGTGAGTCACTTTTCGGAAAATTAGGCTAAACTAaatagagaaaaagaaaagagtatCACTTACTGGAATTAATTGCATAAGTTCCACACAATTTAACGCTGTTGGACTCTAAAAAGACGGCACACCATGGCAGAATATTTGACTGATTCGGAAGGAGAACATTGCCAAAATTTTGATTGGCAGGGAGAGATGGCTCAGAGAAATCTGAGATTGGGTTCCTACAAATTCAGCATCACACAAGGGTGTGACAAGCAGGGCCCTTTCCACCAGGCCCAGAACTCCACTCTCAGGTATCCTGATGTGTGGGCGTATCAGGAGGACATATAAGTGAGGGGCTCCTGTGCTTGCTGTAGAGAAGTGTCTGGAacaaaagaccccccccccccataagacCCCCCAGGGAGAAGCACAGGCCATGTAAATTTAATAATGCTGCCCGGGGCTGTCTGGGACACCTGGGGTTATCGCATTAAGCCAACAGCCTGGAGAGAAGCCTCCGGAACGACTGCACTGAGGAGCTGTGTTTCTGTCCGCCACCACCGTTGGCTCAGatggggggaggttgggggaggggatggAGAGCATAACGGAGGGGCTCAGTTGAGTGAAACCTCTGGATGAAGCTGCCTACTCGCCATCTGGGATCTTAAcgcttcaaaaaaaacaaacaaaaaaaagaaactgcttcAGTTGAATCCGTTGAAGGTGACACCGGTGTCCGATATGGCGAGTCTTCGCGCAAATTTGCATTTGAGGTCCAGTCAGTTTTTAAATCGGGGAAAGCTCTCCTAAAGTGAATaatgccctccccctcccccctgctgtctgtgtgccaaGTTTGGGGGTCTGACCCCTCCAGTTTGGCTGGGTTTTGTgctcactccccctccctcccccaggtgAACCTGCGGCTCATCCTTGTGAGTGGGAAGACCAAAGACTTCACCTTCTCCCCCAACGACTCGGCCACCGACATCGCCAAGTACGTCTTCGACAACTGGCCCACGGGTGAGTTCATTTTGGGGGGCACTGCTCTCCTttctatggggggggggggggcacctctAAGTTATGTGGGTCGACGGTTGGCAGGCCGTCCATATTTGCCGTTGACTGTGTTGACAGGTTTTTGCCAGTAAAAGTACAGTACCTCCCTGTATGCCCAAATTACTCCAATTGGCTGGATTTCACCTGTGTGAGGAGCCCACAAGGGTTCTCAAAAGTGGTgctgcctgctggtttttgttgtcagACCAGTTAAGGCAGTCAGTTTGAACTGCCCTCATCTTTTAAGGAGAAAATGGAAGGAGCGGAAAGTCAGAACCTGGCCACCACTGTGCCAGAGGAGCTGGAGGCGAAACTGTAGTGCTGGTTTCTGTGACACGCCATCGCTCATGGCACAGCTGGGATAGCGACCAGACTGGAAAAGCTAGCTGCTTCCTCATCTCAGCACTGTTGGTTTACCTTGATGGTGATGTGCTTGTGCTGTGGTGCTTTCTTGGCTCTGCTGCCCAATGCAGGTTGGGAGGAGGAACAGGTGAGCAGCCCGAACATCCTTCGGCTGATCTTTCAGGGCAGATTCCTCCATGGCAACGTCACTCTGGGAGGTGAGCGACTCTGACTCTTCTCACACTCTCATGCACTGAGCATGTGGTGTACAGATGTACAGCCACTCCTGTCACATGTCCTAGTGCACTGGCCTGGgttcaattaacatttgtcctttgtTTTGACTTGCAGGGTTAAATGAGTCTTTTTCTTCTGACAATTTGTGTGATAATTGTGTAGAATTAAAACATTATGCAGTTGAAAGCGCGTGTAGTTCGAGTCCAGGCGATTATGACCGAGTGTTTCCACGCAgtgcatgcagagagagagagagagacgtggtGATTCAGTGCATCTCGTTGGGTTTATGCTACTCTGATGCATGTTTCTCACCCTGTGGGTCCACAGCTCTCAAACTTCCCCCGGGCAGAACAACAGTCATGCATCTGGTAGCGCGGGAGACACTGCCAGAGCCGAACTCCCATGGTGAGAGAACATT is a window from the Anguilla anguilla isolate fAngAng1 chromosome 3, fAngAng1.pri, whole genome shotgun sequence genome containing:
- the ubl3b gene encoding ubiquitin-like protein 3b, with the protein product MTTQRDPDTVNLRLILVSGKTKDFTFSPNDSATDIAKYVFDNWPTGWEEEQVSSPNILRLIFQGRFLHGNVTLGALKLPPGRTTVMHLVARETLPEPNSHGQRNREKATESSCCLLL